The genomic interval CTGATTGGTCAGCGGCCCACAGTTGAAGATTTTGTGGATCTTTTACGGGAAATAGGGGTTGATACCATGGGCCTGATAGAGATCCTGCAGGCTGTTGACCATGCGGGGGCACTCTACGGTAAACTGGAGGTAATGTAAGATGGAATTGAACGCCCTGCAGATGCTCGAGAGCTACAAACCTCTGAACACGCCGAAGGCCCCCAATGGCAAGGACGATCAGGGCCTCAAGGAAGCCTGCAAGGAGTTTGAGACAATCCTGCTGGAACAGATGCTGAAAAGCATGCGTAAAACGGTAAACAAAAGCGGGCTGATACAGGGCGGTATGGCCGAGGATATCTTTGAAGATATGCTCTATGAGCAGTATGCTCGTAAAATGTCCAACTCCGCCAACCTGGGGCTCGCGGATATGCTCTACAAGCAGCTTTCACAGAAACATACACTCCCGGAGTGATATGTATACTTTTGTATAACAAAAAGTCATTTTCCGATGTCGATAATAAGTATAACTAACCAATTACTTGCCCTGTAAACATTTATTACTATCAAAACTGAACAATGCTCGTTGGCATGAACTTTGCATGTATATGTCTGTAAGGAGAGTGCCATGAAAGCTAGAAAGGCTACCCGGAGCGAAGACTCCCTGAAGGCCTACTTCCAGCAGATTAAAACGACACCCCTCTTGAGTTTTGAGGAAGAACTGGATTTATCACGTCGCATTATGCAGGGCGATGAGCTTG from Marispirochaeta sp. carries:
- a CDS encoding rod-binding protein; amino-acid sequence: MELNALQMLESYKPLNTPKAPNGKDDQGLKEACKEFETILLEQMLKSMRKTVNKSGLIQGGMAEDIFEDMLYEQYARKMSNSANLGLADMLYKQLSQKHTLPE